The following coding sequences are from one Deltaproteobacteria bacterium window:
- the tpx gene encoding thiol peroxidase: MEERPGAVTFMGNPLTLVGREIHVGDRAPDFETIGNDMETVRFDSLAGKVRILSSVPSLDTPVCDTETRRFNEEASRFGEGVVILTVSMDLPFAQKRWCGAAGVTTVKTLSDHREAGFGLAYGVLIKELRLLARAVFLVDGSGVVKYIQLVKEMTHEPDYEALWNAVRKIV, from the coding sequence ATGGAAGAGAGACCAGGAGCGGTCACGTTCATGGGCAATCCCCTCACACTTGTGGGCCGGGAGATCCATGTGGGGGACAGGGCGCCGGATTTTGAGACGATTGGAAACGACATGGAAACGGTTCGCTTCGACTCCCTTGCCGGCAAGGTCCGTATCCTCTCGTCTGTCCCTTCTCTGGATACCCCGGTCTGCGACACGGAGACACGGAGATTCAACGAAGAGGCGTCCAGATTCGGCGAAGGGGTAGTGATCCTTACGGTGAGCATGGATCTTCCCTTTGCCCAGAAGAGATGGTGCGGGGCGGCCGGTGTGACGACGGTGAAGACCCTGTCAGATCATCGCGAGGCTGGTTTCGGTCTGGCCTACGGTGTCTTGATCAAGGAGTTGCGCCTCCTGGCGAGAGCGGTCTTCCTGGTCGACGGCAGCGGGGTTGTCAAGTACATTCAGCTTGTCAAGGAGATGACCCATGAACCTGACTACGAGGCCCTCTGGAATGCCGTGAGGAAAATCGTCTGA